One segment of Scyliorhinus torazame isolate Kashiwa2021f chromosome 14, sScyTor2.1, whole genome shotgun sequence DNA contains the following:
- the LOC140389579 gene encoding P2Y purinoceptor 13-like, giving the protein MNVTSHHLNVTSQGKCSRNAQVTQVVFPVLYTVLFAIGVILNLLAIKIFSQIPSNTTFTVLLKNILVADLLMTLTFPFKILSASQLAPWQVRWFVCRFSAVMFYSTMYISIILLGLISFDRFLKITRPFGKSCLRKARVSKFMCAAVWAIMFLISVPNVILSNKKATKDSVKKCMGLKGPAGLKWHVISNYICQFIFWAVCILMVMLYAIISRKVYQSYKRSKSTDSKTQRKTKAKVFVIVSVFFVCFAPYHFVRVPYTLSQVGHVKECWKLNMLYYIKETTLWLCASNTCLDPLIYIFLCHAFRQKLRKRIKHTGTATCSRTTQSMTNDNEVTESVL; this is encoded by the coding sequence ATGAACGTCACTTCTCACCACCTGAACGTAACGTCACAAGGCAAGTGTTCTCGGAATGCCCAGGTTACCCAGGTGGTGTTCCCAGTGCTTTACACTGTCCTCTTCGCCATTGGTGTCATCCTCAACCTTCTGGCCATCAAAATATTTTCACAGATCCCCAGCAACACCACCTTCACCGTCCTCCTGAAAAACATCCTCGTTGCTGACTTGCTCATGACCCTGACGTTTCCTTTCAAAATACTCAGCGCCAGTCAGCTGGCGCCCTGGCAGGTGAGGTGGTTTGTCTGCCGGTTCTCAGCTGTCATGTTCTACTCCACCATGTACATCAGCATTATCCTCCTTGGGCTGATAAGCTTCGACCGTTTCCTCAAAATCACCAGGCCCTTCGGTAAGTCGTGCTTGCGAAAGGCTAGAGTCAGCAAATTCATGTGCGCGGCAGTCTGGGCTATCATGTTTCTCATATCCGTTCCCAACGTCATTCTGTCGAACAAAAAGGCCACCAAAGACTCAGTGAAAAAgtgcatggggctgaagggtccagCTGGATTGAAGTGGCACGTCATCTCAAATTACATCTGCCAGTTCATCTTCTGGGCCGTGTGCATACTGATGGTCATGCTTTACGCCATAATATCCAGGAAAGTCTATCAGTCTTACAAAAGGTCCAAAAGTACAGACAGCAAAACTCAGAGGAAGACAAAGGCCAAAGTGTTTGTCATCGTGTCGGTGTTCTTCGTCTGCTTTGCGCCGTACCATTTTGTGAGAGTGCCCTATACGCTCAGCCAAGTGGGACATGTGAAGGAATGCTGGAAGTTGAACATGCTGTATTATATTAAGGAGACAACACTCTGGTTGTGCGCTTCAAACACCTGCTTGGACCCACTTATTTACATTTTCTTGTGCCACGCATTCAGACAGAAGTTAAGAAAACGTATCAAACATACAGGCACCGCGACGTGTTCAAGAACCACGCAGAGTATGACAAACGACAATGAAGTCACTGAGAGTGTCCTATAG